A DNA window from Ostrea edulis chromosome 5, xbOstEdul1.1, whole genome shotgun sequence contains the following coding sequences:
- the LOC130055050 gene encoding uncharacterized protein K02A2.6-like: MQLNRLTKKDSYALPRVEDLLDCIAGNKFFSIIDMKSGYYQVEILEDHKERTAFSVGPLGFYEYNRMPFGLTNSPATYQRLMENILADLNLKICCVFIDDVIIFGKTFEEHLNNIQLVFNKIQEATLKLAPSKCQFFKRKVKFIGHIVSEKAKLDATGHRWLAALASFNFDIKYRAGRNNADADALSRLPTINIETVQAICHSTVPAYVKTLTLSPSIVLDDEDPRGTSTGNIIDWCKAQDLDPGIKRMRDYVQSNVKPSRKEIGSNSLLRQFQNLRLIDGVLHLVTTDEGIKHQLVLPIAHASTVMEALHNDMGHPGKDRTISLIKERFYWPGMHSDVETWITECGRCTRRKTPTNQQAPLVNIVTSAPLELVCMDYLTLEASKGGYQHMLVITDHFTRYALAIPTRNQLATTTAEAFLNHFIVHYGIPARIHSDQGANFEKKVIKELYSIAGMSKSRTTSYHAMGNGMCERFNRTLLGSLPSTKKANWKAYVNPLVHAYNCTRHESTGQTPCLLMFGRIPRLPVDMTVGLRENEKEPTTQYVTDLRSKIQKAYELAADASEKARTKQRDTYNTKVRGGTVKVGDRVLVKIVAFDGKHKLADRWEQEPYTVIVQPNSDITIFTVRRENGEGRTRTLHRNLLLLMGFIHDAPTPDPRKSRVKPAAANVNEEPENNHQEESGESDSEDDSSWGVIVSQVEQEDSSPVIGDDSEIAHETNNVSFQNASASDTEIAQEEVPDAATSQTETEQTEEVPLMRSTRQRKLLVRYQTGDFMLNAR, translated from the exons ATGCAACTGAATCGATTGACCAAGAAGGACAGTTATGCACTGCCAAGAGTCGAGGATCTTTTAGATTGTATAGCGGGAAATAAATTCTTTTCCATCATAGATATGAAATCCGGCTACTATCAAGTGGAGATTCTAGAGGACCATAAGGAGCGTACAGCATTCTCCGTTGGACCATTAGGATTTTATGAGTACAATCGTATGCCGTTTGGACTTACAAATTCACCAGCGACATATCAGAGATTGATGGAGAACATTCTAGCTGACCTCAACTTAAAAATATGCTGTGTATTCATAGACGATGTCATCATATTTGGCAAGACGTTTGAGGAACATCTCAATAACATACAGCTTGTATTCAACAAAATACAAGAGGCCACACTTAAACTTGCTCCATCCAAGTGCCAATTTTTCAAGAGGAAAGTTAAGTTTATTGGTCACATTGTTTCGGAGAAAG CCAAACTAGATGCCACTGGACATCGATGGTTAGCAGCTCTTGCTTCCTTCAACTTTGACATCAAATATAGAGCTGGAAGGAATAATGCAGATGCTGATGCTCTTAGCCGTTTGCCAACTATCAACATCGAGACTGTACAAGCCATTTGTCACTCTACTGTACCAGCCTATGTGAAAACTCTTACTCTGTCTCCATCAATAGTATTAGATGATGAAGATCCACGAGGGACCAGTACAGGAAACATCATTGATTGGTGTAAAGCACAGGATCTGGATCCCGGTATAAAGAGGATGAGGGATTATGTACAATCCAATGTGAAACCTTCAAGGAAAGAAATAGGATCTAACTCCCTACTGcgacaatttcaaaatttaaggtTAATAGATGGAGTTTTGCATCTAGTAACAACAGATGAAGGAATTAAACATCAACTGGTTTTACCCATTGCTCATGCATCAACTGTAATGGAAGCTCTCCATAATGACATGGGACACCCTGGTAAAGACAGAACCATTTCACTCATTAAAGAAAGGTTCTATTGGCCTGGAATGCACAGTGATGTTGAGACGTGGATCACCGAATGTGGAAGATGTACTAGGAGGAAGACACCAACCAATCAACAAGCTCCTCTAGTGAACATTGTGACAAGTGCACCACTAGAATTGGTATGCATGGATTACCTGACTCTGGAAGCATCCAAGGGAGGTTATCAACACATGTTGGTTATCACGGACCACTTTACTAGGTACGCATTAGCTATCCCAACCAGGAACCAATTAGCAACGACAACTGCAGAAGCATTCttaaatcattttattgttCACTACGGAATACCTGCCAGAATCCATTCTGACCAAGGTgcaaattttgagaaaaaggtgATTAAAGAATTATATTCCATTGCAGGGATGAGCAAATCAAGGACCACCAGTTATCACGCGATGGGTAATGGAATGTGTGAGAGGTTTAACCGGACTCTGCTTGGTTCGCTTCCATCCACCAAGAAGGCTAATTGGAAGGCATACGTCAATCCATTAGTACATGCCTATAATTGCACTCGCCACGAGAGCACTGGACAAACGCCATGCTTACTGATGTTTGGTAGAATCCCAAGATTGCCCGTGGACATGACTGTTGGCCTTAGAGAAAATGAGAAGGAACCTACTACTCAGTATGTAACTGACTTGCGGAGTAAAATCCAAAAAGCATACGAGCTAGCAGCAGATGCATCTGAGAAAGCAAGGACCAAGCAGAGAGACACATACAACACCAAGGTGAGAGGTGGAACAGTGAAAGTTGGAGATCGAGTACTAGTAAAAATAGTTGCTTTTGATGGTAAGCACAAGTTGGCTGATAGATGGGAGCAGGAGCCTTACACAGTCATTGTACAGCCAAATAGTGATATTACTATTTTTACTGTCAGAAGAGAAAATGGTGAAGGACGTACTCGTACTCTACATCGCAACCTTTTACTTCTGATGGGTTTCATTCATGATGCACCAACACCAGATCCAAGGAAATCAAGGGTTAAGCCTGCAGCAGCAAACGTTAATGAGGAACCAGAGAATAATCATCAAGAAGAATCTGGGGAGAGTGACTCAGAAGATGATTCTTCATGGGGAGTCATAGTTAGTCAGGTAGAGCAAGAAGACAGCAGTCCAGTGATTGGTGATGATTCTGAGATTGCTCATGAGACTAATAATGTTTCATTTCAGAATGCTAGCGCTAGCGATACGGAGATTGCTCAGGAAGAAGTTCCGGATGCAGCAACATCTCAGACAGAAACAGAACAGACCGAAGAAGTTCCTCTAATGAGATCTACCAGACAGCGGAAACTACTTGTCCGCTATCAAACTGGCGACTTCATgctgaatgcaaggtga